One Planctomycetota bacterium genomic window, GTTTGAAGCGCGTTACCGATAATGCGGGAGGAATAGAAGGCGGAATTACAAACGGGGAAAATATAATAATTCGAGCCGCGGTTAAGCCTGTGCCGACACTGGGAAAGCCTCTTAAAACGATAGACCTGGCGACAGGAAAAACCAGCCGCGCGCGGGTGGAATCCGCCGATATCTGCGCGGCCGCGCCGGCATTGGTGGTTGCCGAATCCGCGGCGGCGTTTGAATTAGCAAGAGCATTTCTTGATAAGTTCGGCGGAGACACCGTCAGTCAGATTAAGCGTCATTTTGGGTCGGCCTGATTCTCCGCATGGCAGAATATTTTACTTGCTTATCACCTTGTTTTTTATATAATCAGTCTGTATGAGTCATGATAAAAAGGTTGACTATTCATTCGGGGCGGTTGCGGTACAGTTGGGATATACTACGGTTGAACGAATCAATGAGTGCCTGAGAATTCAGCATAAAATAAAAGAACTCGGTATCGAGCCTATGAAACTTGGTGAGGTAATGATAGACAAGGGATATCTTACCGAGGCCCAGGTGAAACATATCTTCCGCATCCAGGGTTTAAAAGGCGGCCACACAACAATTGCCGGTTATAAAATAATCAGCGAAATCGGGCGCGGCTCGATGGGCAGTGTTTATAAGGCGTTGCAGATAAGCATGGACCGCGTAGTGGCGATAAAAATACTGGCTCCGCAGTTGGCTCAAAACGAAAAGTTCGTGCAACGTTTTTTCCAGGAGGCCCGCGCCGTTGCCAAGCTAAACCATCCCAATATCGTCCAGGGAATTGATGTTGGGGAGTCAAACGGAGTCCATTACTTTGCCATGGAGTATATTGACGGCCCTTCTTTGGAAGATGTTATAAAACAACACGGGCCTTTGTCCGAAGAAGCGGCGCTTGATATAATGATACAAACTTCCAAGGCGCTTGAGCATGCGCATAAAAATAATATGGTGCACCGTGATGTAAAACCAACTAATATCATGGTAACCACAGATAATGTCATTAAATTATGCGACCTGGGACTTGCGCTTATTATATCCAAGGAAACAGCCGAGCAAAAACGGGTTATCATGGGAACTCCTTCTTATATTTCTCCAGAGCAGGCAAAAGGAGATCCTGATGTCGATATCCGTTCGGATATTTATTCGCTGGGGGCTACTTTTTACTATATTTTAATCGGCCAACCACCTTTTAGTGGGTCAACATCCAGCGAGGTTATTAAAAAACATATCACTGAACCGCTGGTTGCTCCGAATACTAAAAATGACGAAATTTCACAATGGACAAATGATATTATCATTAAAATGATGACGAAAAAGCGAGAGGATAGGCATCAAACGCCTTTTGAGCTTATAAAAGAATTGGAAAACACGCTACAAATGCTTAGAACTCCTCTTTTGGAGCCGGAACCGCTACCTGCGGGTAAAACCAAGCGATTAAGCGCATTTTCCAAACTTAACCGCCTTCGCCGGACCGGGGTTCAACCGTCTTTTAATTTTCGCTATAAAAAAAGGATCAGATAATATATGAAAAAAGAACGTTTTTCACCGATAGAAACAACCGCAAGAAAAGAATCCGGCCAGAAATTCGAAGAATACCTGTTGCAAGCGGAAAAAATAGTCGCGGGACTTGAAGAAGGAAATCTCGACCTAGAAGAATCGTTATGCCATTATGAAGAAGGGATTAAAGCCCTCAAAAAGTGTTACGAAATCCTTAATGGCATAGAAAAAAGAATAGAAATCTTGATTAAAGACGAAAAAGGCAATTTCCAGTGCAAGCCGTTTAAGAAATCAAATGATAACGAATAATACCAGTAAATACCTGAAAGAGCAAAGACAAAAGGTGGATAAAACGTTGCTTAATTACCTGCCTTCTAAAAAAGATATTCCGGGCGAGCTTTATGACGCAATGGTTTACAGCGTCCTTTCAGGCGGCAAGCGAATTAGGCCTATTCTTGCTTTGACTGTTGGTAGGATATTCGGCGCGGGCGAAAAAGCGCTTATGCCGGCGGCCTGCGCGATAGAATTTATCCATACGTACTCTTTGATTCACGATGACCTGCCGGCAATGGATGATGATGACTTGCGCCGTGGCAAACCAACTACCCATAAAGTATTTGGGGAAGCCGTGGCGATTCTTACTGGCGACGCGTTTTTAACCCAAGCAATTGAAGTGCTGGCGTCTGGAAAATACCAACCTGTAATAAGTAAACGGCTTATTTCAGAAATTACATCGGCTGTCGGAGCTAAAGGTATGGTCGGCGGACAGGTTTTGGATTTAAATTTCACTCATAATAAGACAAAAACTGTGCCGAATCCTGATAATAAATCTTATACTAAAATGCTTGGGATGAAAACGGCCGCCTTGATAAAGGCTTCAGTTTATTGTGGCGGAATTATCGCCCGGTGCAATAAAAAAATGTTAGACATGCTTGAAGTTTATGGTCAGCATATCGGGCTTGCTTTCCAGCTAAAAGACGATGCTTTGGATTACCCCGCTTCGGTAAGGGATAAATATCTAACCGAAGCGGAAAAGACAATCGTCCGCGCGAAGGCGGCGCTGAAACATATCGGAAGGAAAGCCCGTATATTGGAAGAACTGGCGGATTATATCGTAAAAAGAGCTTTTTAATAAAGGAGAATTTATGAAATACCGATTAGCGTTTTTAGCGGGATTATTAGTGTGCGGATGTTTAATTTCGACCGGTATTTTCGGAGCGGATAAGGATGACGGTCCCAAGGAAATAACCTTCCAGTATGTGGCGGACTGGAGTATTTTAAAGAATATCCCCAGCCCGTGCCTGGAGCCGCCGGAAATCATGGACGACTATCTTCCGCTCCCGAATCCGCATCATTCCAAGGGGTTCCGCGCC contains:
- a CDS encoding serine/threonine protein kinase, with amino-acid sequence MSHDKKVDYSFGAVAVQLGYTTVERINECLRIQHKIKELGIEPMKLGEVMIDKGYLTEAQVKHIFRIQGLKGGHTTIAGYKIISEIGRGSMGSVYKALQISMDRVVAIKILAPQLAQNEKFVQRFFQEARAVAKLNHPNIVQGIDVGESNGVHYFAMEYIDGPSLEDVIKQHGPLSEEAALDIMIQTSKALEHAHKNNMVHRDVKPTNIMVTTDNVIKLCDLGLALIISKETAEQKRVIMGTPSYISPEQAKGDPDVDIRSDIYSLGATFYYILIGQPPFSGSTSSEVIKKHITEPLVAPNTKNDEISQWTNDIIIKMMTKKREDRHQTPFELIKELENTLQMLRTPLLEPEPLPAGKTKRLSAFSKLNRLRRTGVQPSFNFRYKKRIR
- the xseB gene encoding exodeoxyribonuclease VII small subunit, which produces MKKERFSPIETTARKESGQKFEEYLLQAEKIVAGLEEGNLDLEESLCHYEEGIKALKKCYEILNGIEKRIEILIKDEKGNFQCKPFKKSNDNE
- a CDS encoding polyprenyl synthetase family protein yields the protein MITNNTSKYLKEQRQKVDKTLLNYLPSKKDIPGELYDAMVYSVLSGGKRIRPILALTVGRIFGAGEKALMPAACAIEFIHTYSLIHDDLPAMDDDDLRRGKPTTHKVFGEAVAILTGDAFLTQAIEVLASGKYQPVISKRLISEITSAVGAKGMVGGQVLDLNFTHNKTKTVPNPDNKSYTKMLGMKTAALIKASVYCGGIIARCNKKMLDMLEVYGQHIGLAFQLKDDALDYPASVRDKYLTEAEKTIVRAKAALKHIGRKARILEELADYIVKRAF